The nucleotide sequence CCTACTACCAGGCGGCACGCATCGACGGGGCCTCGCGCTGGGCCGTGTTCCGCTACATCGAGCTGCCGAAGCTGCGCGGCGTGCTGCTGATCGCCATCCTGCTGCGCTTCATGGACAGCTTCCGGATCTACGCCGAGCCCTCCGTGCTTACCGGCGGTGGCCCGGGCAACGCCACCACGTTCCTGAGTCAGGAGCTCACCACCATGGCGGTGGGGCAATTCGACCTCGGTCCGGCAGCGGCGTTCTCCCTGATCTACTTCCTGATCATCCTGCTGTTCAGCTACGTCTTCTACATGACGATCAACAATCTCGGTAAGGGGGTGAAGTGATGGGCTCGCGCGGGCGCTACATCCTGCTGGGGCTGTGGATCTTCTTCCTGATGCTGCCCCTGTACTGGATGCTGAACATGTCCCTGCAGACCAACCGCGAGATCCTCTCCACGTTCTCGCTGTGGCCGCAGGCGCTCACCCTGGACAACTACGTCAAGATCTTCGGCGATGCGACCTGGTACACGGGCTACCTGAACTCGATCACCTACGTGCTCACCAACACGGTCATCTCGCTCACGGTGGCGCTGCCGGCCGCCTACGCCTTCTCTCGCTTCCACTTCCTGGGCGACAAGCACCTGTTCTTCTGGCTGCTGACCAACGTCATGGCGCCGCCGGCGGTGTTCCTGCTGCCGTTCTTCCAGCTCTACCAGAGCGTGGGCCTGTACGACACGCACATCGCCGTGGCGCTCGCGCACACGCTGTTCACGGTGCCGCTCGCGGTGTGGATCCTCGAGGGCTTCATGTCCGGCGTGCCCAAGGAGATCGACGAGACCGCCTATCTCGACGGCTACTCCTGGCCGCGGTTCTTCGTGACCATCTTCCTGCCGCTGATCCGCTCCGGCGTCGGCGTGACGGCCTTCTTCTGCTTCATGTTCTCGTGGGTGGAGCTGCTGCTCGCACGCACGCTCACCTCCACCGACGCCAAGCCCATCGCCTCGGTGATGACGCGCACCGTCAGCGCCTCGGGTCTCGACTGGGGGCTGCTTGCGGCTGCCGGCGTGCTCACGCTGGTGCCCGGGGCGCTGGTGATCTGGTTCGTGCGCCGGCACATTGCCCGGGGCTTCGCCCTCGGCCGGGTCTGAGAGGAGGGACGTCATGGAAGTCGGACAGCAGGGCGGATTCAGCCTCGACTGGATGGCCTGGACCATGCCGGTGGCCATCTTCTTCACCGCCATCGCGGTGATGCTGGTGGTCTTCGGCGTGCTCCAGTTCGTCTGGCCCACGGTGGAGCGGCGCGGCTTTCTTCCGGTGCCCACCACCCGCGGCGACCGGCTGTTCATGGGGCTGCTCGGCTCCGCCTACATCCATCTGGGCTGGCTCGCATTCACCGAGGCCAACCTGCTTTTCGCATCGGCGCTGGCGGCGGCCTTCATGGCCGTGATGCTGCGCTGGGGGTAGCTGGCCCCTGGGGCGTTACCGCTGCGCGGGCGGCGGGCGCCCGAACGCAGCACGGGCATGTCCCGCCGGCACGGAGCCGGGGGACGGCGATAGTAGAGCAACGGGATAGGCATCCCATGCAGGAGGAGATGACGATGAGACAGCAGACTGGCATTCAGCGGTCGACGACGGCACTCGCCGTGGCGGCCGCGCTGAGCCTGGGTGGTCTGGGGGCTGCCCAGGCTGCTACCGAGGAGGAGATGGCCCGCGCCGAGGAGTGGCTCGACGAGTTCCAGCCCTCGACGCTCACCCGCGAGGAGCAGCTCGCCGAGCTCGAGTGGTTCATCGATGCCGCCAAGCCGTTCCGCGGCATGGACGTGACGGTGGTCTCCGAGACCATCGCTACCCACGAGTACGAGTCCGAGGTGCTCGCAGAGGCCTTCTCCGAGATCACCGGCATCAACCTGACCCATGACCTCATCCAGGAGGGTGACGTCATCGAGGCCGTGCAGACGGAGATGCAGTCAAAGGAGAGCATCTACGACGCCTACGTCAACGATGCCGACCTCATCGGCACGCACTTCCGCTATGGCGACGTCATCCCGCTCTCCGACTACATGGAGGGCGAGGGTGCCGACGTCACCTCGCCGACCCTGGATCTGGACGACTTCATCGGCACCAGCTTTGCCACCGCCCCGGACGGCAAGCTCTACCAGCTCCCGGACCAGCAGTTCGCCAACCTCTACTGGTTCCGCTACGACTGGTTCCAGCGCGAGGACCTGCAGGAGCAGTTCGAGGAGATCTACGGCTATGAGCTGGGCGTGCCCGTGAACTGGTCCGCCTATGAGGACATCGCCGAGTTCTTCACCGAGCACGTCCAGGAGATCGACGGCGAGCGCGTCTACGGCCACATGGACTACGGCAAGAAGGACCCGTCCCTGGGCTGGCGCTTCACCGACGCCTGGCTGTCCATGGCCGGCGCTGGCGACAAGGGCATCCCCAACGGTCTGCCGGTGGACGAATGGGGCATTCGCGTGGAGGACTGCCATCCGGTGGGCTCGGACGTCCGCCGCGGCGGTGCGGTAAA is from Spiribacter halobius and encodes:
- a CDS encoding carbohydrate ABC transporter permease gives rise to the protein MGSRGRYILLGLWIFFLMLPLYWMLNMSLQTNREILSTFSLWPQALTLDNYVKIFGDATWYTGYLNSITYVLTNTVISLTVALPAAYAFSRFHFLGDKHLFFWLLTNVMAPPAVFLLPFFQLYQSVGLYDTHIAVALAHTLFTVPLAVWILEGFMSGVPKEIDETAYLDGYSWPRFFVTIFLPLIRSGVGVTAFFCFMFSWVELLLARTLTSTDAKPIASVMTRTVSASGLDWGLLAAAGVLTLVPGALVIWFVRRHIARGFALGRV
- a CDS encoding ABC transporter substrate-binding protein, producing MRQQTGIQRSTTALAVAAALSLGGLGAAQAATEEEMARAEEWLDEFQPSTLTREEQLAELEWFIDAAKPFRGMDVTVVSETIATHEYESEVLAEAFSEITGINLTHDLIQEGDVIEAVQTEMQSKESIYDAYVNDADLIGTHFRYGDVIPLSDYMEGEGADVTSPTLDLDDFIGTSFATAPDGKLYQLPDQQFANLYWFRYDWFQREDLQEQFEEIYGYELGVPVNWSAYEDIAEFFTEHVQEIDGERVYGHMDYGKKDPSLGWRFTDAWLSMAGAGDKGIPNGLPVDEWGIRVEDCHPVGSDVRRGGAVNSPAAVYALRKYIEWLKAYAPPEASGMTFSEAGPVPAQGNIAQQIFWYTAFTASMAEEGIPVVNEDGTTKWRMAPSPHGPYWEEGMKVGYQDVGSWTLFEHADPERRKAAWLYAQFVTSKTVSLKKTHVGLTPIRESDIMHESFTERAPELGGLVEFYRSPARLQWTDTGTNVPDYPRLAQLWWSNVAEAVTGNVPPQEAMDTLAEQQDRVMQRLERANVQERCGPRLNELRDAQYWFDQPGAPKPALENEKPQGETVPYDELVQSWREASN
- a CDS encoding DUF2160 domain-containing protein, producing the protein MEVGQQGGFSLDWMAWTMPVAIFFTAIAVMLVVFGVLQFVWPTVERRGFLPVPTTRGDRLFMGLLGSAYIHLGWLAFTEANLLFASALAAAFMAVMLRWG